The following proteins come from a genomic window of Pseudomonas hygromyciniae:
- a CDS encoding nitroreductase family protein codes for MSTQARVADYPIHPQFTERWSPRAFTGESIPEQTLLSFFEAARWAPSAYNSQPWRFLYARRDTPDWQRFLGLLNEFNRGWAQHASALVIVVSKTHFAVPGASEETPALWHTFDTGSAWGHLALQASISGWHTHGMAGFDQELTRKELKIPEGYALHAAIAVGKLGDKATLADYLQAREAPSPRRPLSELVSAGDFTHHD; via the coding sequence ATGAGCACTCAAGCACGCGTTGCCGATTACCCGATCCACCCGCAATTCACCGAACGTTGGTCGCCGCGTGCGTTTACCGGGGAAAGCATCCCGGAGCAAACCCTGCTGAGTTTCTTCGAGGCCGCGCGCTGGGCGCCTTCGGCCTACAACTCGCAACCTTGGCGTTTTCTCTATGCCCGTCGCGATACGCCGGACTGGCAGCGCTTCCTTGGCCTGCTCAATGAATTCAACCGTGGCTGGGCGCAACATGCGTCGGCCCTGGTGATCGTCGTGTCAAAAACCCACTTCGCCGTACCTGGCGCCAGCGAAGAGACACCAGCCCTCTGGCACACCTTTGACACCGGCTCAGCCTGGGGCCACCTGGCGCTGCAAGCCAGCATCAGCGGCTGGCATACCCATGGCATGGCCGGCTTCGATCAGGAACTGACTCGCAAGGAACTGAAGATCCCCGAGGGTTATGCACTGCATGCGGCGATCGCCGTGGGCAAACTGGGGGACAAGGCGACCCTGGCCGACTACCTGCAGGCCCGGGAAGCCCCGAGCCCACGGCGCCCTTTGAGCGAGCTGGTTTCAGCCGGCGATTTCACGCACCACGATTGA
- a CDS encoding YcgN family cysteine cluster protein: MAAKVEPFWIRKTLEHLDQEEWESLCDGCGLCCLQKLEDEDDNSVYYTRIACKLLDLKTCQCTDYPNRRDSVPDCIQLTPGQADQFKWLPPTCGYRLVSERKDLPLWHHLVCGDRDAVHHERISQSGRMLSEGSVPEDDWEDYLIFRAG, encoded by the coding sequence ATGGCCGCCAAAGTCGAACCTTTCTGGATACGCAAAACCCTTGAGCACCTCGATCAGGAGGAATGGGAGTCGCTGTGCGACGGCTGTGGCCTGTGCTGCCTGCAAAAGCTCGAAGATGAAGACGACAACAGCGTCTATTACACGCGTATCGCCTGCAAACTGCTGGACCTGAAAACCTGCCAGTGCACCGACTACCCTAACCGTCGCGACTCGGTGCCTGATTGCATCCAGCTCACGCCGGGCCAGGCTGATCAGTTCAAATGGCTGCCGCCGACCTGCGGTTATCGTCTGGTGAGTGAGCGCAAGGACCTGCCGCTCTGGCACCACTTGGTCTGCGGTGATCGCGATGCCGTGCACCATGAACGCATTTCCCAGTCCGGCCGCATGCTCAGTGAAGGCAGCGTGCCCGAGGATGATTGGGAGGATTACCTGATTTTCCGCGCTGGCTGA